One window from the genome of Trabulsiella odontotermitis encodes:
- the tig gene encoding trigger factor, with protein MQVSVETTQGLGRRVTITIAADSIENAVKSELVNVAKKVRIDGFRKGKVPMNVVAQRYGASVRQDVLGDLMSRNFVDAIIKEKINPAGAPNYVPGEYKLGEDFTYAVEFEVYPEVELKGLETIEVEKPLVEVTDADVDTMLDTLRKQQATWKDKEGAVDAEDRVTIDFTGSVDGEEFEGGKATDFVLAMGQGRMIPGFEDGIKGHKAGEEFTIDVTFPEEYHAENLKGKAAKFVINLKKVEERELPELTAEFIKRFGVEDGSVEGLRAEVRKNMERELKGAVRNRVKSQAIEGLVNANNIDVPAALIDSEIDVLRRQAAQRFGGNEKQALELPRELFEEQAKRRVVVGLLLGEVIRTNELKADEERVKGLIEEMASAYEDPTEVIEFYSKNKELMDNMRNVALEEQAVETVLNKAKVTEKATSFNELMNQQA; from the coding sequence ATGCAAGTTTCAGTTGAAACCACTCAGGGCCTTGGCCGCCGTGTAACGATTACTATCGCTGCTGACAGCATCGAAAACGCTGTAAAAAGCGAGCTGGTCAACGTTGCGAAAAAAGTACGCATCGACGGCTTCCGTAAGGGTAAAGTACCGATGAATGTCGTTGCTCAGCGTTATGGCGCTTCTGTTCGCCAGGATGTGCTGGGTGACCTGATGAGCCGCAACTTTGTTGACGCGATCATCAAAGAAAAAATCAATCCGGCTGGCGCGCCGAACTATGTTCCGGGCGAATACAAACTGGGTGAAGACTTCACCTACGCCGTTGAGTTCGAAGTGTACCCGGAAGTTGAGCTGAAAGGTCTGGAAACCATCGAAGTTGAAAAACCGCTGGTAGAAGTGACTGACGCTGACGTCGACACCATGCTGGACACCCTGCGTAAGCAGCAGGCGACCTGGAAAGACAAAGAAGGCGCTGTTGACGCTGAAGATCGCGTCACCATCGATTTCACCGGTTCTGTTGACGGTGAAGAATTCGAAGGCGGCAAAGCCACTGATTTCGTGCTGGCAATGGGCCAGGGTCGTATGATCCCGGGCTTTGAAGACGGCATCAAAGGTCACAAAGCGGGTGAAGAATTCACTATCGACGTGACCTTCCCGGAAGAATACCACGCAGAAAATCTGAAAGGTAAAGCGGCGAAATTCGTTATCAACCTGAAGAAAGTTGAAGAGCGTGAACTGCCGGAGCTGACGGCTGAATTCATCAAACGTTTCGGCGTGGAAGACGGTTCTGTTGAAGGCCTGCGCGCTGAAGTGCGTAAAAACATGGAACGCGAGCTGAAAGGCGCTGTGCGTAACCGCGTGAAGTCTCAGGCGATTGAAGGCCTGGTGAACGCGAATAACATCGACGTGCCGGCTGCGCTGATCGACAGCGAAATCGACGTTCTGCGTCGTCAGGCTGCACAGCGTTTCGGTGGCAACGAGAAACAGGCTCTGGAACTGCCGCGTGAACTGTTCGAAGAGCAGGCAAAACGCCGCGTTGTTGTTGGTCTGTTGCTGGGCGAAGTCATTCGCACCAACGAGCTGAAAGCTGACGAAGAACGCGTTAAAGGCCTGATCGAAGAGATGGCGTCTGCTTACGAAGATCCGACTGAAGTCATCGAGTTCTACAGCAAAAACAAAGAACTGATGGACAACATGCGCAACGTGGCTCTGGAAGAACAGGCAGTTGAGACTGTTCTGAATAAAGCGAAAGTGACTGAAAAAGCCACTTCCTTTAACGAACTGATGAACCAGCAAGCGTAA
- the bolA gene encoding transcriptional regulator BolA, with amino-acid sequence MMIREQIEAKLSAAFKPVVLEVVDESYRHNVPAGSESHFKVVLVSDCFAGERFLNRHRMIYSTLADELASTVHALALHTYTIKEWEGLQDTVFASPACRGAGSIA; translated from the coding sequence ATGATGATACGCGAACAAATCGAAGCAAAATTAAGTGCAGCGTTTAAACCCGTAGTATTGGAAGTGGTTGATGAAAGCTATCGTCACAATGTTCCCGCCGGATCGGAAAGCCACTTCAAAGTGGTGCTGGTCAGCGACTGTTTTGCTGGCGAACGTTTCCTCAATCGTCACCGCATGATCTACAGCACGCTGGCGGATGAACTCGCTTCCACGGTTCATGCACTGGCGTTACATACTTACACGATTAAGGAGTGGGAAGGGCTACAGGATACGGTATTTGCCTCTCCGGCTTGCCGCGGCGCAGGAAGCATCGCCTGA
- a CDS encoding lipoprotein: protein MLKKILFPLVALFMLAGCATPPSTIDVSPKIALPQQDPSLMGVTVSINGADQRQDQALAKVTRDNQLVTLTASRDLRFLLQEVLEKQMTARGYMVGPSGAVDLQIIVNQLYADVSQGNVRYNIATKADVAIIATAKNGNKMTKNYRASYTVEGAFTANNQNIANAVNSVLTDTIADMAQDTSIHDFIKQNAR, encoded by the coding sequence ATGTTGAAAAAAATCCTTTTCCCGTTGGTGGCCCTGTTTATGCTGGCGGGTTGCGCCACACCGCCATCCACCATCGACGTATCGCCGAAAATCGCCCTGCCGCAGCAGGACCCTAGCTTGATGGGCGTCACCGTGAGCATTAACGGTGCCGATCAGCGTCAGGATCAGGCGCTGGCGAAAGTCACCCGCGACAACCAACTGGTCACTCTGACCGCCTCCCGTGACCTGCGCTTCCTGCTGCAGGAAGTGCTGGAGAAACAGATGACCGCGCGCGGTTATATGGTTGGCCCAAGCGGCGCCGTTGACCTGCAGATCATCGTGAACCAGCTGTACGCCGATGTGTCTCAGGGTAACGTGCGTTACAACATCGCCACCAAAGCCGACGTCGCGATCATCGCGACCGCGAAAAACGGCAACAAGATGACGAAAAACTACCGTGCCAGCTACACCGTTGAAGGCGCCTTCACGGCAAACAACCAGAATATCGCTAATGCAGTGAATAGCGTGCTGACTGACACCATCGCCGATATGGCTCAGGACACCAGCATCCACGACTTCATCAAGCAAAACGCCCGTTAA
- the ampG gene encoding muropeptide MFS transporter AmpG, translated as MTSQYLRIFQQPKSAILLILGFASGLPLALTSGTLQAWMTVENIDLKTIGFFSLVGQAYVFKFLWSPVMDRYTPPFLGRRRGWLLTTQVLLLVSIAGMGFLEPTSQLRWMAALAVVIAFCSASQDIVFDAWKTDVLPPEERGAGAAISVLGYRLGMLVSGGLALWLADKWLGWQGMYWLMAALLIPCIIATMLAPEPSDVIPVPKTLEQAVVAPLRDFFGRNNAWIILLLIVMYKLGDAFAMSLTTTFLIRGVGFDAGEVGVVNKTLGLFATIIGALYGGVLMQRLTLFRALLIFGLLQGVSNAGYWLLSVTDKHLISMAAAVFFENLCGGMGTSAFVALLMTLCNKSFSATQFALLSAISAIGRVYVGPVAGWFVEAHGWPTFYLFSVVAAVPGLILLLVCRRTLEYTQQTEHFMPRSQFDGGYRFALYMLMLGCLLLALWLLMLTLNALDYTAFSFLPGLLETAALIAVGGIVIGGTLDFLALRRTRFA; from the coding sequence ATGACCAGTCAATACTTACGCATCTTCCAGCAGCCTAAATCGGCCATCCTGCTGATCCTCGGCTTTGCTTCCGGGCTGCCGCTGGCGCTGACATCCGGTACCCTGCAGGCCTGGATGACGGTTGAGAATATCGATCTGAAAACCATCGGCTTCTTTTCCCTTGTCGGGCAGGCGTACGTATTTAAATTTCTGTGGTCGCCAGTGATGGATCGCTATACGCCGCCGTTTCTCGGTCGTCGCCGTGGCTGGTTGTTAACCACTCAGGTATTGCTGCTGGTGTCCATCGCCGGTATGGGTTTCCTCGAGCCGACGTCGCAGTTGCGCTGGATGGCGGCGCTGGCGGTGGTGATTGCCTTCTGTTCTGCCTCGCAGGACATCGTCTTTGACGCCTGGAAAACCGATGTGCTGCCGCCCGAAGAACGTGGCGCAGGCGCGGCGATAAGCGTACTGGGTTATCGCCTCGGCATGCTGGTATCCGGCGGTCTGGCGCTCTGGCTGGCAGATAAATGGCTCGGCTGGCAGGGCATGTACTGGTTAATGGCGGCGCTGCTTATTCCTTGCATCATCGCGACGATGCTGGCGCCGGAACCCAGTGATGTGATCCCGGTTCCCAAAACGCTCGAACAGGCGGTCGTCGCGCCCCTGCGCGATTTCTTTGGCCGTAATAATGCGTGGATCATTCTGTTGCTGATTGTGATGTATAAGCTCGGCGATGCGTTTGCCATGAGTCTGACCACCACGTTTCTCATCCGCGGTGTCGGATTTGACGCAGGTGAAGTGGGAGTGGTCAACAAAACGTTGGGGCTGTTTGCCACCATTATCGGCGCGCTGTATGGCGGCGTGCTGATGCAACGGCTGACGCTGTTTCGCGCGCTGCTTATTTTTGGCCTCTTGCAGGGTGTCTCTAACGCCGGTTACTGGCTGTTGTCAGTGACTGATAAACATCTGATTTCCATGGCGGCTGCCGTCTTTTTTGAAAACTTGTGCGGCGGCATGGGGACTTCCGCTTTTGTCGCTCTGCTGATGACGCTGTGCAACAAATCGTTCTCAGCCACCCAGTTTGCGTTGCTGTCTGCAATTTCTGCCATTGGCCGCGTGTATGTCGGCCCTGTCGCTGGCTGGTTTGTGGAAGCGCACGGCTGGCCGACCTTCTATCTCTTTTCTGTTGTGGCGGCGGTGCCGGGGCTTATCCTGCTGCTGGTGTGTCGCCGTACGCTGGAATACACCCAGCAGACGGAGCACTTTATGCCGCGCAGCCAGTTCGACGGCGGTTATCGGTTCGCGCTGTATATGCTGATGCTGGGCTGTTTGCTGCTGGCGCTGTGGCTGTTAATGCTGACGCTGAACGCTCTCGACTACACGGCGTTCTCCTTCCTCCCCGGCTTGCTGGAAACTGCCGCGCTGATCGCAGTCGGCGGCATCGTCATCGGCGGCACGCTGGATTTTCTGGCACTGCGCAGAACGCGATTCGCATAA